The Posidoniimonas polymericola genome includes the window AACGAGTCGCCGGTTTTCACGCGGATACCGAACGCCCACTTGGCCGCCTCGACGCCCATGTAGCCGCCGATCAGGCCGAACAGGATGGTCTTGCCGTCGGCGAACCACGCCATGCCGCTCGCCATGCCGACCGGGTCGCTGAGCACGAACGGCAACTTGGCGGTGATCATTGCCCCGCAGAACGCGCCGACGCCGACCGCCAGCCGCTCTTCCTTCGACAGCGGCAACGCCGACTGCGACCGCCGCAAGAGCAGCCCGCACGCGACCACCGCGGTAAGCATGATCAGGGCGTAGATGGGGTCGAACGCGGCGAGCATGAATCAAGTCACTTAGGGCCCACTGCACGATCGATCAGCCCACCCCGCCAGGGGTGGGACCGAACCCAACGTAGTCCCACCCCTGGCGGGGTGGGCTAAGACGCAGGAAGGGCTACCCTTGGGAAAGCCTGCTTTAGAACCCCCGCGCCGCTTTTACGTCGTCGAAGTCGCGGAGGTGGTAGCCGATCTCGGCGGCGTCGAGCATCTTGCACACCGCGCGGAGGGCGACTCCGAAGCCGTCGGGGCCGCTGAAGCCGCCGAACTGCCCGCCCCCCTTCAGGTGCGGCTCGAGGTCGAGGAACACGCCGGGGATGCCCCGCTTCTTGAGCTTCTTCTCAAGCTTCGGCAGCATCTCGCGGAAGTCGCGGAAGATCAGCTCGTGGGCGCTGTCGCCGATGTCGACCGGCACGAAGTTCTTGAGCATTTCCTCGTGCACGTGCCCGCCGCGGGTCAGGCTCGGGTCGTGGTAGTCCTTGATGTGCATCCATCCCAGGCTTGGCTTCATCTCGACGTACTGGGCGTAGCACTCGATGTTCGAGTAGCCCTGGCTGATCAGGTTGCCGCCGTCGAAGATGGTGACCATCGCCGGGTGGTCGACCTGCTTGTGCAGCTCGGCCAGCAGCTGGCCCGACTGGCCGATCAGGTTGGCCTCGACCTCCAGGCCGAAGGTGAGGTCGCTGCGGTGGCAGGCCTCGGCGATCTGGCCGAGCTGGTCGACCGCCTGCGGCACGTAGTCCCACGGGTCCTCGCCCTTCGGCGGGTAGAACGAGAAGCCGCGGATCAGCTTGGTCTCGAACGCGTGGGCCCGCTCGCACGCCTTCGCGACGTCCTTCTGCAGGTACTGCTTGAACGGCACGTAGCGGTTCTTGCTGCCGTCCTCCTGGTCGATCAGCTTGACCTTGCCGATCGGCGAGCCGATCGACGCCACGTTCATGCCGTACTCGTCCTCGAGCTTGCGGAGCTTCGAGATCTCGGACTTGGTCAGGTCCATCACGTTCTTGACGCCCTGGCCGACGTCGACGAAACGCAGGCTGTAGTACTCCAGGCCGAGGGCCGCAAAGGCGGCGAACTGCTCCACCGCGAGCTTGTTGTTGGCGGCCTCGTCGGCGAAACCGGAGAGGATGACTTGAGGAGTAGGGGGCATGAAACCGTGGGGGGATTAGGAGTGGAACGCCGCGCCCGGGGGCCCGGCGCGGGGCCGCTACATCATTGACGTGTGCTGCACCGTGACCGTTTCGGTGATGCCGCCGCGGGCGCTGAAGGCGGCCTCGACCTTCATCCACTGCGGCTGAACGACCGCCACCAGGTCGTCGATGATCGTGTTGGTGACGTTCTCGTAGAAGATGCCCTCGTTGCGGTAGCTCTGCAGGTAGAACTTGTAGCTCTTCAGCTCGATGCACTTGCCGCGGGGCGTGTAGGTCAGCGTGATCGTGCCGTAGTCGGGCTGGCCGGTCTTGGGGCAGACCGAAGTGAACTCCGGTGCGACGATTTCGATCTTGTAGTCGCGCTCGGGGTACTGGTTGTCGAAGGTCTCGAGCAGGCCGCGGAAGTCGGACATCGTGGTTTATTGATGGGTGCGCGGTGAATGAGTCCCTGGCTCGAGGCCGCCGTCTGGGGACACCGGCCTCCCTGGTGGTCGACCCGTGTTCGTCGGCGCCGCAAGGGCCCGCAGGACTCCTTTTTGGTGGGACCCTATTCTGGCATGATGGGGGGGAGGAGAGAAGGGACCCGCAACCCACTCTCTGCCCCCGCCAGCCCATTGCCCACCCACTCCCGCCGCCGCAGGCCGCCATGACCCAACCCGTCACGAAACCGAAGGCCGTGGTGCTGCTGTCGGGCGGCCTCGACTCGGCGACCACCGCCGCGATGGCTGCCGACGCCGGGTTCGAGGTGTACGCCCTGAGCGTCGACTACGGCCAGCGTCACCGGTTCGAGCTGCAGGCGGCCGGGCGGGTCGCCGAGCGGCTGGGGGTCGCCGAGCACCGCACCGTCACGGTCGACGCCGGGCAGTACGGCGGCAGCGCCCTGACCGCCGACATCGACGTGCCGCAGGGCCGCTCCGGCGAACAGATGGCCGCCGGCATCCCGGTGACGTACGTCCCGGCGCGGAACACACTGTTTCTGTCGCTCGCGCTCGGCTACGCCGAGACCCTCGGCGCCGCCGACCTGTGGATCGGCGTCAACGCGGTCGACTACAGCGGCTACCCCGACTGCCGGCCGGAGTTCGTCGCGGCGTTCGAGCAGCTCGCCAACCTGGCGACCAAGTGCGGCGTGGAAGGCGAGTGCAAGTTCACAATCCACGCGCCGCTGATCAGCCTGACCAAGGCCCAGATCGTGCAGCACGGCATGGCGTTGGGAGTCGACTACTCGCTGACGCACACCTGCTACAGCCCCGACGCCGACGGCGTTGCGTGTGGCCGCTGCGACGCGTGCCAGCTGCGGCTGCAGGGCTTCGCCGACGCCGGGCTCGAGGACCCGGTCCCCTATCAGGCGTAGCGAGCCATGCCCGACGAACTGTCGCCGAATGAAGCGAACCCGTACGCCTCGCCGCAGGTCGATACGGCGGACGACCGGCCCGAGGCGGACGCCCTGCTAGTGGTGAGCCGCCTGTGGCGGATGCAGGACTGGGGCCGCGGCTACCGGGTGATCGTCAACGGCCGGAAGGTGGGAGTGATCCGCAACGGTCAGACGAAGTCGTTCCCGGTCGCCTCGGGGCCCTGCGAGGCGTCGGTCCGGCTCGACTGGTGCGGCAGCCCTGTCGTTTCCTTCCACTTGGGCCCCGAACAAGAGCAGCGGCTGGAATGCGGCAGCTCGTTCACCGTGCTGACAAGCGTCCTCACGCCGTTCTACGCCCTGTTCAGATGGGACCGCTACCTGACGCTCAGGATGGTAGAATAGTCGTTTGGGTTTTTCCTATCGCCACCGCCATTGGCAACCATGCGAATCGCAGAGATCTACAAATCGATACAAGGTGAAGGCCTGCTGACCGGCTCGCCGAGCGTGTTTGTCCGCGCCAGCGGCTGCAACCTCCGCTGCTGGTTCTGCGACACGCCGCACGCGTCGTGGTCGCCCGAGGGGGTGGACCTGTCGGTCGACGAGATTGTCGCCCAGATCGAGGAATGGGACTGCCGCCACGTGGTGATCACCGGCGGCGAGCCAATGCTGTTCGCCGAGCTGATCCCGTTGTGTGAGAAGCTGCGGCTGCAGCGGCGGCACATCACCATTGAAACCGCCGGCACGCTCTACCTGCCGGTGGTGTGCGACCTGATGTCGGTCAGCCCGAAGCTGTCCGGCTCGGCCCCCAACGCCGAGGAGCACCCGCACTGGCGGCGGCGGCACGAGCAGAACCGCAACCGCCCCGAGATTGTCCGCCGGCTGCTGACCCAGTACGACTACCAGCTCAAGTTTGTCGTCGACCAGCGGCCCGACCTGGCGGAGCTCGAGGAGTGGCTGGCAGGCATCGGCACGGTCGACCGCGAGCGGGTGCTGCTGATGCCGCAAGGCGTTCGCGAGGAGGAACTCGCCGAACGCGCCACGTGGCTGCGTCCCTACTGCCACGACCAAGGCTACACGTACTGCCCGCGGAAGCAGATCGAGTGGTTCGGTGCAGTTCGGGGCACCTGATTGGCTCCGCGGCCAGGGGTCTCGCGTCGGTAATTCCTCGTAGGCTTATCTGTGGGATGCGGCTTTCGGGTCGCCACTCGACCGAGTGTGTGATGCCCGCCGCGAACAGTTAGGGAGTTTACATACGGCCCTGACCCTACTAGTCTGACTCAACTGTGAGTCTAACTATCTTCTGCCGTCGTGAATGTTTATGCGGCATAGTCATGTTTGATGTGCGGGCGCCCGGGTCAACAACCCCGCGCCGCCCGCGTCAACGATGAAGGAGCAACAGGTGGCCAAACGCAAGGTGAACAAGAGCGAGAAGACTCGCGAGTACATGGCCAAGAACCCAAAGGCGGGTCCGAGCGCCGTCAGCGAGGCCCTCGGCAAGCAGGGGATCAAGGTCTCGCCGCAGCAGGTGAGCACGATCAAGGCCAACGCCAAGAAGAAGACCGGCGCAAAGAAGAAGGCCGTGCGGGGCCGCAAGCCGGCCGCGGCCGCCGGCAGCGACGCCTACCTCAAGCAGCTGGTCGCGGCTAAGGAGTTCGCGGCGAGCGTCGGCGGGGTGGCCAACGCCAAGCAGCTGCTGACGGGCATTGAGAAGCTGGTCGACTAATCGAATGCCGGCGTCTGGCGCCGTGGCGGCTTGCCCGGCGCCAGGGGCGGCCCACAGGTAGGGAGAAGCCGTGGCTACACGAGTCCTAGCGTTCCTGATGGCCGCGGTGATCGTCCCACTGGTCTGCCAGGCCGTTGAGCCGCCGCCGCTCCGCGTGGCGAAACGGGACGTGCTCTACAAGCCGGGCGATGATATCACCGACTACCAGCGCGAGCGCTGCCGGCTGGACCTCTATCTCCCCGAGGAGTCGGGCAATGCGGCCCGGCGGCCCGTGGTGGTGTTCTTCCACGGCGGCGGGCTGACCGGCGGCGACAAGCAAACCGCCGCGCCGATCGCAAGGCTGCTGAACCGCAACGGCGTGATCGTGGTCGCGGCCAACTACCGCTTCTCGCCGAAGGTCGAGTTCCCGGCCTACGTCCGCGACGCCGCCGACGCCGTGCGGTGGACCCACGACCATGTCGACGAGTACGGCGGCGATTCCAAATTGGTGTTCCTCTCAGGCCACTCGGCCGGCGGCTACCTGACGCTGATGGCGGCGGCGGAGCTCGGCTGCTTCGCCGACGACCGTGAGCCAGAGATCAAGCTCGCCGGGCTGCTGCCGATCAGCGGGCAGACGCTGAACCACACCGCGGTCAGACGCGAGCGAGGCATCCCAGAGGATCGCGTCGTGGTCGACGACGCGGCCCCGCTGAACGCCATCCGCGCGAGCGGGCCGCCGACGCTCTTGATCTGTGGCGATCGCGACCTGCCGCTGCGGCTCGAGCAGAACGAACTGCTCCTCGCCCACTTCAAGCGTTTGGGCGACAACCGAGCCAGGCTGGTCGTCGGGGTCGATCGCGACCACGGCTCGATCTACGACCTGTGCCACCGGCCGGGCGATCCGGTGGGCAGGGCGATCGTCGAGTTCATCGAGCAGCATGCGAGGTGATTGGCCGCGCGGGCCCGTCGCCCAGATCACCTAGTCGCGTTGGAGGTCCCTTACTCTCCCCCCATAGCGGCCCGGGCGACCTCGCTCGCTGTGCCGACGCTGGGGTCGAGTGGCGTCAGCGTAAGCTCAAGGCCGTACTCGCCCGCTTTCAGGCGGTACTCCTCGTGCGGCCACGCGCCCCACGAGTCGTCTCCACCGACGCCCATCTGCCGGTAGTCGAGGTTGAGGGTGAGCACCTCGCCGCGCTGCAGCTCTTGGGGGTGCCGCGCCTGCTGCAGCGCCCTTTGGGTGTAAGGCCAGACGCTAAAGTCGAACGTCGCCCCGGCGACCAGCAGGCCGCGACCGTTCTCCGATGTGAGGGCCAGCCAGCGGGCGTCGGTGCGGTTGCCATTCTCTTGGGGTCGCACGTACTCGTGGATCAGCTCGCTGACCGGCATAGCGTAATGGCTGACCGGCGCGCCGCTCTTGCGGTCCCAGTAGCTCTCGTGCGGGCCGCGTCCGAACCACGCTGCCTGGGTGAAGCTGGTCGGAATCTCCGTCCGAAGGCCGACGCGGGGAATGTCCGGCAGGTCTCCCGACGCGTTGATGGTGAACGAGACCTTTAGCGCGCCCAGCGCGTCGAGGGTGTATGACGCACGCTCGGCCGCCTTGCCGTCGAGCAGCTTCCACTCGCACTCCACCGTAACCGCCCCGTCCTTCGCTTGCGACTGCTCGCAGCGGGTCAATTCGCGGCTGCGGCCAGCGCGGCGCCAGTCACGCAGGCGGCGGGGCATCTGGTTGCCGTTGTCGTTGTCGATGGGCGCCCGCCAGTAATTGGGGACCAACGGTGCGGTGATCAGCGGCTCCCCGTCCTGGGCGATCGAGTCGACGTGGCCCGTCCGTTTGTTGACGGCGACCGACACGCCGCCGCTGCTCAGCAGAATCTGGTCGTCGGTCTCGTTGGCCTGAGGCTTGTGCTGGGCCAGCTTGATCGCGGCCTCGCCGGGCTCGGCCTCCAGATCAAACTGATCCACGGCCACCTGGTGGCCAGCCGGCGCCCAGGGCGCCTGGTCACGCAGCACGTAACGGACCGTGAGGATCGCCTCCTGGCCCGGCGCGGCGTCGACCGGCTCGATCGGCAGCTCCACCTCAGCCGAATCGCCGGCGGCTGCTTCGGGCGCGGCCTGGCGGCCGTCCTGCACAGTCTTGCCGTCGACCTCGACAGTCCAGGTCAGGTCGAACGGCGCCAGCGTTTGGTGGTCGTACTCGTTCTTCACGACGTAGACGCCCGGCTTGTCGCCGGCGGCGGTGGAGATGCGCTGGTAGACCTTCTTTACCTCAAAAAGCGACGGGTTGGGGACCCGGTCCGGGCGGACCAGGCCGTTGCAGCAGAAGTTGCCGTCGTTCGGCCGGTCGCCGAAGTCGCCGCCGTAGGCGTAGTACTCATGGCCGTCGGCGTCTTTGGTCAGCAGGCCCTGGTCGACCCAGTCCCAGATGAACCCGCCCTGCAGCGCCCGGTGCTCGCGGATGGCGGACCAGTATTCCGGCAGGTTGCCGACGCTGTTGCCCATCGCGTGGGCGTACTCGCAGAGGATCAGCGGCCGGTCCGCGTCATGGGTGGCGTAGTTGACGATGCCGTCGATGCGGGCGTACATCGGGCAGCGGATGTCGGTGTTGCGGGCGCGCCAGCCCGCCTGCTCGTACTGCACCGGCCGCGACGCATCACGCTGCTTGATCCAGTCGTAGTTGGCCATGAAGTTGACGCCGTTGCCGGCCTCGTTGCCGAGCGACCAGGTCACGATCGACGGGTGGTTCTTGTCCCGCTCGACCATCCGGATCGCGCGGTCCAGGTGGGCCTTGCCCCAGCTCGGGTCCTTGGCCAGCGACTCGGGGCCGTAGCCCATGCCGTGCGACTCGATGTTGGTCTCGTCGACGACAAACAGCCCGTACTCGTCGCACAGGTCGTACCACTCCGGGACGTTCGGGTAGTGCGACGTGCGGACCGCGTTGATGTTGTGCTGCTTCATCAGCAGGATGTCTTCGATCATCGACTCACGGCTGATCGTGTGCCCGGTGACCGGGTGGTGCTCGTGGCGGTTGACGCCGTTCATGTAGACGTACTTGCCGTTGACCAGCAGCACGCCATCTTTGATTTCCACCTCGCGGAAGCCAACGTTGACGGCGGTCGACTCGAGCGCTTTGCCGTCTTCGTCCTTCAGCGTGATTACCAAACGGTAGAGGTACGGCGTCTCAGCGGTCCAGAGCTTAGGGGCTGCGATATTGAGCGAGTGCCTAAGCGTGACCTCGTCGCCACTGCCGTTGACGCCCCCTTCACGCGATGCCACGACCGCGCCATCGGCGTCGACCAGTTCGACCCACAGGTCGGCCTGGTCGCCGTCTGCGGTCGTGCAGTCGACGCTCACGGCAAGCGTCGCGTCGCGGTATTCTTTGTCGAGGTCGGTCTGCACCTCAAAGTCAACAATCCGCGTCGGCGCCAACCCTTCCAGGTAGACATCCCTGAAGATGCCGCTAAGCCGCCAAAAGTCCTGGTCCTCGAGGTACGAGCCGTCGCACCAGCGGAACACCTGCGCGGCGAGCGTGTTCTCGCCCTCTTTGAGGAACGGCGTCAGGTCGAAGCGGGCCGGGGTGCGGCTCCCCTGCGAGTAGCCGACCTTCTTGCCGTTCACCCACAGGTAGAACGCCGACTCGACGCCGTCGAAGTTGATCTCGACGCGGCGGCCGTCCCACTCCTTGGGCACGGTGAACGAGGTGCGGTACGAGCCGACCGGGTTGCCGTTGCGGCCGCCGATCTTGGGCGGGTTCTTGTCGAACGGGTAGTTGACGTTCGTGTAGATCGGCTGGCCGTGGCCCTGGGTCTGCCAGTCGCCAGGGACGCGGATGTCGTCCCACGTCGAGTCGTCGAAGTCGACCGCGACGAAGTCCATCGGCCGCTCGTCCGGGTTCGCGACCCAGTGGAACTTCCACGTCCCATTGAGCAGCTTCACGTACGGCGAGTCATCCCGCGAACCGTCGCGTGCGTCTTCGGCCGTGTCGAACCGGAAGAACGTGGCGTGCGGGGCGAGCTTGTTGCGGCTGATGACCGTTTGGTCCTCCCAGTCGACCGCCGACGAATCGGCGGCGAACGCGAGGCCCAGGATGACGAGAAGCAGCAGGGTTTTGGCAGTCATGTATTTTGCGATCGGCTTGCGACGAGATGAAGAGTTACGGGCAGTCCCCTATTATGCACCGCGGCGTGGTCGCAAGAAAGTCGCCGCCCGTCGGGGCAAAGTGGCCCTCG containing:
- the queF gene encoding preQ(1) synthase; this encodes MSDFRGLLETFDNQYPERDYKIEIVAPEFTSVCPKTGQPDYGTITLTYTPRGKCIELKSYKFYLQSYRNEGIFYENVTNTIIDDLVAVVQPQWMKVEAAFSARGGITETVTVQHTSMM
- a CDS encoding sugar phosphate isomerase/epimerase family protein, with protein sequence MPPTPQVILSGFADEAANNKLAVEQFAAFAALGLEYYSLRFVDVGQGVKNVMDLTKSEISKLRKLEDEYGMNVASIGSPIGKVKLIDQEDGSKNRYVPFKQYLQKDVAKACERAHAFETKLIRGFSFYPPKGEDPWDYVPQAVDQLGQIAEACHRSDLTFGLEVEANLIGQSGQLLAELHKQVDHPAMVTIFDGGNLISQGYSNIECYAQYVEMKPSLGWMHIKDYHDPSLTRGGHVHEEMLKNFVPVDIGDSAHELIFRDFREMLPKLEKKLKKRGIPGVFLDLEPHLKGGGQFGGFSGPDGFGVALRAVCKMLDAAEIGYHLRDFDDVKAARGF
- a CDS encoding glycoside hydrolase family 2 TIM barrel-domain containing protein; translated protein: MTAKTLLLLVILGLAFAADSSAVDWEDQTVISRNKLAPHATFFRFDTAEDARDGSRDDSPYVKLLNGTWKFHWVANPDERPMDFVAVDFDDSTWDDIRVPGDWQTQGHGQPIYTNVNYPFDKNPPKIGGRNGNPVGSYRTSFTVPKEWDGRRVEINFDGVESAFYLWVNGKKVGYSQGSRTPARFDLTPFLKEGENTLAAQVFRWCDGSYLEDQDFWRLSGIFRDVYLEGLAPTRIVDFEVQTDLDKEYRDATLAVSVDCTTADGDQADLWVELVDADGAVVASREGGVNGSGDEVTLRHSLNIAAPKLWTAETPYLYRLVITLKDEDGKALESTAVNVGFREVEIKDGVLLVNGKYVYMNGVNRHEHHPVTGHTISRESMIEDILLMKQHNINAVRTSHYPNVPEWYDLCDEYGLFVVDETNIESHGMGYGPESLAKDPSWGKAHLDRAIRMVERDKNHPSIVTWSLGNEAGNGVNFMANYDWIKQRDASRPVQYEQAGWRARNTDIRCPMYARIDGIVNYATHDADRPLILCEYAHAMGNSVGNLPEYWSAIREHRALQGGFIWDWVDQGLLTKDADGHEYYAYGGDFGDRPNDGNFCCNGLVRPDRVPNPSLFEVKKVYQRISTAAGDKPGVYVVKNEYDHQTLAPFDLTWTVEVDGKTVQDGRQAAPEAAAGDSAEVELPIEPVDAAPGQEAILTVRYVLRDQAPWAPAGHQVAVDQFDLEAEPGEAAIKLAQHKPQANETDDQILLSSGGVSVAVNKRTGHVDSIAQDGEPLITAPLVPNYWRAPIDNDNGNQMPRRLRDWRRAGRSRELTRCEQSQAKDGAVTVECEWKLLDGKAAERASYTLDALGALKVSFTINASGDLPDIPRVGLRTEIPTSFTQAAWFGRGPHESYWDRKSGAPVSHYAMPVSELIHEYVRPQENGNRTDARWLALTSENGRGLLVAGATFDFSVWPYTQRALQQARHPQELQRGEVLTLNLDYRQMGVGGDDSWGAWPHEEYRLKAGEYGLELTLTPLDPSVGTASEVARAAMGGE
- the queC gene encoding 7-cyano-7-deazaguanine synthase QueC, translating into MTQPVTKPKAVVLLSGGLDSATTAAMAADAGFEVYALSVDYGQRHRFELQAAGRVAERLGVAEHRTVTVDAGQYGGSALTADIDVPQGRSGEQMAAGIPVTYVPARNTLFLSLALGYAETLGAADLWIGVNAVDYSGYPDCRPEFVAAFEQLANLATKCGVEGECKFTIHAPLISLTKAQIVQHGMALGVDYSLTHTCYSPDADGVACGRCDACQLRLQGFADAGLEDPVPYQA
- a CDS encoding alpha/beta hydrolase, which translates into the protein MATRVLAFLMAAVIVPLVCQAVEPPPLRVAKRDVLYKPGDDITDYQRERCRLDLYLPEESGNAARRPVVVFFHGGGLTGGDKQTAAPIARLLNRNGVIVVAANYRFSPKVEFPAYVRDAADAVRWTHDHVDEYGGDSKLVFLSGHSAGGYLTLMAAAELGCFADDREPEIKLAGLLPISGQTLNHTAVRRERGIPEDRVVVDDAAPLNAIRASGPPTLLICGDRDLPLRLEQNELLLAHFKRLGDNRARLVVGVDRDHGSIYDLCHRPGDPVGRAIVEFIEQHAR
- a CDS encoding 7-carboxy-7-deazaguanine synthase QueE; this translates as MRIAEIYKSIQGEGLLTGSPSVFVRASGCNLRCWFCDTPHASWSPEGVDLSVDEIVAQIEEWDCRHVVITGGEPMLFAELIPLCEKLRLQRRHITIETAGTLYLPVVCDLMSVSPKLSGSAPNAEEHPHWRRRHEQNRNRPEIVRRLLTQYDYQLKFVVDQRPDLAELEEWLAGIGTVDRERVLLMPQGVREEELAERATWLRPYCHDQGYTYCPRKQIEWFGAVRGT